A part of Solibacillus sp. FSL H8-0538 genomic DNA contains:
- the motA gene encoding flagellar motor stator protein MotA: protein MDISSLVGIILAFIALIVGMYFKGVTPEVLINPAAILIIIVGTIAAVTIAFPMSELKRVPKLFKNLFKETKLANDIELIKMFSQWADLARREGLLALESKASDIEDPFLKNGLTLAIDGQNADYIRDVLTEEVEAMEDRHASGSLIFTQAGTYAPTLGVLGAVVGLIAALKDMNDIDKLGHAISAAFVATLLGIFTGYVLWHPFANKLKRKSAVEVKQKRMMIEGILSVLEGEAPRVIEQKLASYLPMEERKQITESGAGGLGKEA from the coding sequence ATGGATATTTCTTCGTTAGTTGGTATAATTCTAGCGTTTATTGCGTTAATAGTAGGTATGTATTTTAAAGGGGTAACGCCAGAGGTTTTAATAAATCCAGCAGCAATTTTAATCATTATCGTCGGTACGATTGCGGCAGTAACAATTGCATTCCCGATGAGTGAATTAAAACGTGTTCCAAAGCTATTTAAAAATCTATTTAAAGAAACAAAGCTTGCTAATGACATTGAACTCATTAAAATGTTTTCTCAATGGGCAGATTTAGCTCGTCGCGAAGGGTTACTAGCCTTAGAAAGTAAAGCTTCAGATATTGAAGACCCTTTCTTAAAAAATGGCTTGACACTAGCAATTGATGGTCAAAATGCGGACTATATTCGCGATGTATTAACAGAAGAAGTAGAAGCGATGGAAGATCGACATGCAAGTGGTTCGTTAATTTTTACACAAGCAGGTACATATGCTCCAACACTTGGGGTACTTGGTGCAGTAGTAGGGCTTATTGCGGCTTTAAAAGATATGAATGATATTGATAAGCTAGGGCATGCGATTTCAGCAGCTTTCGTAGCCACACTTCTAGGGATATTCACAGGTTACGTATTATGGCATCCATTCGCAAATAAATTAAAACGTAAATCCGCAGTTGAAGTAAAGCAAAAGCGAATGATGATTGAGGGGATTTTATCCGTTCTAGAAGGGGAGGCTCCTCGTGTAATCGAACAAAAGCTTGCTTCATATTTACCAATGGAAGAACGTAAGCAAATTACGGAAAGCGGGGCGGGTGGCCTTGGCAAAGAGGCATAA
- a CDS encoding beta-class carbonic anhydrase translates to MSSLKEILSFNDSFVTDKKYEPFITTKYPDKRIVILSCMDTRLVELLPKAMNLRNGDVKIVKSAGAIVNHPFGGIMRSLLVAVYELKADEIYIVGHYDCGMSAIDPDQMLGHMVERGVKQEIIDIISYSRVDLKEWLRGFGDVTTSVMKSVDLVRSHPLMPKGIPVHGLVIDPSTGRLDLVTDGNTVISK, encoded by the coding sequence ATGTCTTCATTAAAAGAAATTTTAAGCTTCAACGACTCGTTTGTAACAGATAAAAAATACGAGCCTTTTATAACGACCAAATATCCAGATAAGCGTATTGTTATTTTATCATGTATGGATACGCGCCTAGTGGAGTTATTACCAAAAGCAATGAACTTACGTAATGGTGACGTGAAGATCGTCAAAAGTGCCGGTGCGATTGTCAATCATCCATTTGGTGGTATTATGCGTAGTTTACTTGTAGCAGTGTATGAGTTAAAAGCGGACGAGATTTACATTGTAGGGCATTATGATTGCGGGATGAGTGCAATTGACCCTGATCAAATGCTTGGCCATATGGTAGAACGCGGCGTTAAACAGGAAATCATTGATATCATTAGTTATTCTCGAGTTGATTTAAAAGAATGGCTACGTGGTTTTGGCGACGTGACAACAAGCGTAATGAAAAGTGTGGATTTAGTGCGTAGTCATCCGTTAATGCCTAAAGGAATACCAGTACACGGACTCGTTATTGACCCAAGTACAGGTAGACTCGATTTAGTAACGGACGGTAATACTGTTATTAGTAAATAA
- a CDS encoding GNAT family N-acetyltransferase yields the protein MLRNLWGLFQKKGDRVIRLFGDQCTLRTFIESDARQLAELLANNKYSWSTYEPLHRDEYYTEEAQYKKILESLQLLHANREFSFGIYEMNSQQLIGHISLYAIKRLPYSSAFIGYSVDKSFVGRGIATEAVKLVLEFAFQTINIHRIEAYVSPKNEGSVRVLEKSGLVREGLLRELLFINGEWVDHYMYAILQNDFKKISYQR from the coding sequence ATGTTAAGGAATTTATGGGGCTTATTTCAGAAAAAGGGTGATCGCGTGATTAGACTATTCGGTGACCAATGTACATTACGCACATTTATAGAATCCGATGCGAGACAATTAGCGGAGTTACTAGCGAACAATAAATATTCTTGGTCGACGTATGAGCCGCTGCACCGAGATGAGTACTACACAGAAGAAGCGCAATATAAAAAGATTTTAGAGAGCCTGCAACTGTTGCATGCAAATCGGGAGTTTTCTTTCGGCATTTATGAGATGAATTCACAGCAATTAATCGGCCATATTTCGCTATATGCCATTAAGCGCTTGCCGTATTCAAGTGCGTTCATTGGCTATTCCGTTGATAAAAGCTTTGTGGGACGGGGTATCGCTACTGAGGCAGTCAAGCTCGTGCTTGAATTTGCATTTCAAACGATTAATATTCACCGTATCGAGGCATATGTTTCACCGAAAAACGAGGGTTCTGTTCGCGTTCTTGAAAAATCAGGACTTGTACGCGAAGGCTTACTAAGAGAGCTGCTATTTATTAACGGTGAATGGGTAGACCATTATATGTATGCCATTTTACAGAACGATTTTAAAAAGATTAGCTACCAGCGCTAA
- a CDS encoding polyphosphate kinase 2 family protein, whose translation MKKIKDLDLSLELDKKMYKKKLKVLQYEMLNAQQFLFNNKIGLIILFEGMDAAGKGGAIKRLTERIDPRGLIVHPISAPQAHEFRYNYMHRFWRKLPQHGQISIFDRSWYGRVLVERIEGFATETEWKRAYNEINNFEQLLTDGDYIIIKFWIHIDADEQLQRFNARAQDPYKAWKLTEEDWRNREKFDLYSEAADEMFAKTDSEQAPWFLIPGNDKQYARIQVLKDTIAHIEKEAARRGLHITNVFDEAHKEASEALAELEALEVPEETIEREEDKKEKKNNAKKKSK comes from the coding sequence ATGAAAAAAATCAAAGATCTCGACTTATCGCTTGAACTAGACAAAAAAATGTATAAGAAAAAATTAAAAGTTCTTCAGTATGAAATGTTAAACGCTCAGCAGTTTTTATTCAATAATAAAATTGGTTTAATTATATTATTTGAAGGTATGGATGCAGCTGGTAAGGGTGGCGCGATTAAACGCCTAACAGAACGCATTGACCCGCGTGGACTCATTGTACATCCAATTTCAGCACCACAAGCACATGAATTTCGTTATAACTATATGCATCGTTTCTGGCGCAAGCTTCCACAGCATGGACAAATTTCTATCTTTGACCGGTCGTGGTATGGTCGCGTCCTAGTGGAACGTATTGAAGGTTTCGCGACAGAAACAGAATGGAAGCGTGCTTATAATGAAATTAATAATTTCGAGCAACTATTAACAGATGGGGACTATATTATCATCAAGTTTTGGATTCATATTGATGCTGACGAACAATTACAACGCTTTAATGCCCGAGCACAGGATCCATACAAGGCGTGGAAGCTGACAGAGGAAGATTGGCGTAACCGTGAAAAATTTGATTTATATAGTGAAGCCGCTGACGAAATGTTTGCAAAAACGGACTCTGAGCAGGCGCCTTGGTTTTTAATTCCAGGTAATGATAAGCAATATGCACGTATACAAGTATTAAAAGATACAATCGCACATATTGAAAAGGAAGCTGCTCGCCGTGGCTTACATATAACGAATGTATTCGACGAGGCACATAAAGAGGCCTCAGAAGCACTAGCGGAATTAGAAGCGCTAGAAGTACCAGAAGAGACAATTGAAAGAGAAGAAGATAAAAAAGAAAAGAAAAATAATGCGAAAAAGAAAAGTAAATAG
- the map gene encoding type I methionyl aminopeptidase, translating into MIVKTQEEIEAFKKIGRICAEIREAMKAATKPGVTTLELDEIAGRMFAEAGAISGPKGEYDFPGYTCISVNHEVAHGIPGSKVIKEGDIVNIDVSGSLDGYFADTGISFVIGEGYEDKEKLCAVAKSALDRAITKIKAGSKLNQIGKAVEREARDHGLTVIMNLTGHGLGRSLHESPDHILNYYDAWDTTIMKEGMVLAVEPFISAKAEHIVESGDGWTFVTPDQSLVAQIEHSIIVTKDKPIILTLLDEKV; encoded by the coding sequence ATGATTGTAAAAACTCAAGAAGAAATAGAAGCATTTAAAAAAATCGGCCGTATTTGTGCGGAAATTCGTGAAGCGATGAAGGCTGCGACAAAACCGGGCGTAACAACACTGGAATTAGATGAAATTGCAGGCCGTATGTTTGCGGAGGCTGGTGCGATTTCAGGTCCTAAAGGCGAATATGATTTTCCGGGCTACACTTGTATTAGTGTAAACCACGAAGTAGCGCATGGTATTCCGGGTTCTAAAGTTATCAAAGAAGGCGATATTGTTAATATTGATGTATCAGGCTCTTTAGATGGCTACTTTGCAGATACAGGGATTTCATTCGTTATTGGTGAAGGCTATGAGGATAAAGAAAAGCTTTGTGCGGTAGCAAAATCAGCATTAGATCGTGCGATAACGAAAATAAAAGCCGGTTCAAAATTAAACCAAATTGGTAAAGCAGTTGAACGTGAAGCACGTGATCACGGCTTAACAGTCATTATGAACTTAACTGGTCATGGTCTGGGTCGCTCACTTCATGAATCACCTGATCACATCTTAAACTATTATGATGCTTGGGATACGACGATTATGAAGGAAGGTATGGTGTTAGCAGTAGAGCCATTCATTTCAGCAAAAGCAGAGCATATCGTTGAATCAGGTGATGGCTGGACATTCGTTACACCAGATCAATCATTAGTTGCACAAATTGAACATTCAATTATTGTAACAAAGGATAAACCGATAATTTTAACTTTATTGGATGAAAAAGTATAA
- the thiT gene encoding energy-coupled thiamine transporter ThiT — MNNKRLLMLVEIAIFAAIGIILDQLTFTLWAQGGSISLVMVPIILMSIRWGLSAGLATGLLIGVLQMMFGAYILHWAQALLDYGIAFTVVGLAGIVRQPLLTAAARADKTKIAVFIVIGTVLGGFLRYVAHTLAGVIFFAEYAGDQNVWAYSIIYNGTYMLPATILTAIVAVLLFTSAPKLLQAK; from the coding sequence ATGAACAACAAACGTTTATTAATGCTCGTAGAAATCGCGATTTTCGCAGCAATCGGCATTATTTTAGACCAATTAACATTTACGCTTTGGGCACAGGGCGGATCCATTAGCTTAGTCATGGTGCCAATTATATTAATGTCCATTCGCTGGGGACTATCAGCAGGACTCGCAACGGGCTTACTCATTGGCGTACTTCAAATGATGTTCGGTGCGTACATTTTACACTGGGCGCAGGCACTACTAGATTACGGCATTGCTTTTACTGTCGTTGGTTTAGCTGGAATTGTACGCCAACCATTATTAACGGCTGCAGCAAGGGCAGATAAAACAAAAATTGCTGTTTTTATCGTGATCGGAACGGTTTTAGGTGGTTTTTTACGTTACGTTGCGCATACATTAGCAGGCGTTATCTTTTTTGCGGAATATGCAGGAGACCAAAATGTATGGGCGTATTCGATAATTTATAATGGAACGTATATGCTTCCGGCGACAATATTAACAGCTATTGTTGCAGTATTATTATTTACTTCTGCACCAAAGCTTCTACAAGCAAAATGA
- a CDS encoding DUF4870 domain-containing protein: MDNTKGLSALNYFSIFFAPFLLPIIVFLISQDEEVRYHAKRALLSHVIPFVIGIIIAAFFLFTVILSGNEPNWGDTVFTSMFLLMGLYALASFFIVIWNVIQGVKVLR; the protein is encoded by the coding sequence ATGGACAATACGAAAGGCTTGAGCGCACTTAATTATTTTAGCATCTTTTTTGCGCCATTTTTATTACCGATTATCGTCTTTCTAATTTCTCAGGATGAAGAGGTTCGTTATCATGCAAAACGTGCGTTATTATCACATGTAATCCCATTTGTTATTGGTATAATTATTGCTGCCTTTTTCTTATTTACAGTCATCCTTAGTGGCAATGAACCAAATTGGGGTGACACAGTTTTTACGTCTATGTTCCTACTGATGGGCTTATATGCATTAGCCTCATTCTTCATTGTTATTTGGAATGTCATCCAAGGTGTTAAAGTATTGCGCTAA